Proteins encoded in a region of the Polyodon spathula isolate WHYD16114869_AA chromosome 9, ASM1765450v1, whole genome shotgun sequence genome:
- the LOC121320396 gene encoding uncharacterized protein LOC121320396, which produces MDLDYFFREISRNEDRYLQSLEQICRKYSAIKEDSIIVDLETMTCQTPDGILPWDGEVVYSKELKRKKLHDKQKKCKDCPPGETKEGSVAGFCQPASASGKHVAEKLKDAVNDEEMMGNDSRYSETEQDSADGHSLQDFQDEETTVHDCDIKILEDTTDNSNFLQDLHSDEEKTVNEDDSMSSETEHDCVASNQEHCSVETAGDDCMILEASQNPADNETLQGPSGVGGVLSMDVGKQYRVDVDILMQDEEDLPGYVLVDWVQKSQQSPNNFENSMGYHGERNKENASFVVTPVKAPNRLKPLEETFDVTNVSGLESSNSSSDSFLADLYPGMVAKMQNVIKRELRAHAATNVLKHYRKNSWYSNSKSSFSKGVIRRKKSKSKHSETVILLKADHASSSEGIDIVQSPNQLDKGSPYRTTIVSSNSSVSSLGGHFRPRDSCLTSSSAVFETSPHVVFAGSLGHKSLSETKIASTPRTPLRESIKACSVGHEPLCETLNDSSYQTLPRGSPYVTNPSSLSSKPPRGDSSEATASPFRHEMARRSLLSAMSSSVAVTPTRGRSYEAFTVESPRRELLSVKSSMTIKPIMRRLCEHIHSSLVPGLLNETMIISPKEKMYNASESLVQLESPRRCVSAMPSSLVVTPTRARSFETTSRRALLSAKPSSPAISPSIERVMQCSVGNELLGCEPLSVAVNPARERLCVASQTANSAAMENVVLRPKGACRLLRRSHSYSGLSQKNSGVNEEFESLYQRLCSPKGSNSLLKEAGRNERISFSPSFRAVKRPSSCYPCEAFTRMKRVCGEFEAVSSMKTLPQNGSYHMQQNNSPKSSPIRSNTGSILRPRVASAWDAMKYRSSLRKTHSYSSLQHAELQTSPLKITQIPENYTSVVGGGHKQSPLKVIHGKDGIIFVKLQNPVSPMIPSSKLF; this is translated from the exons ATGGACTTAGATTACTTTTTCCGTGAAATTAGTAGAAACGAAGATCGTTATCTGCAGTCACTGGAGCAGATTTGTAGAAAG TATTCAGCAATAAAAGAGGATTCAATCATTGTTGACTTGGAAACTATGACCTGCCAGACACCAGATG GTATACTGCCTTGGGATGGTGAAGTAGTTTACAGCAAAGAGTTGAAGAGAAAGAAGTTACATGACAAGCAAAAGAAATGCAAG GATTGTCCTCCTGGGGAGACCAAGGAAG gGAGTGTGGCTGGTTTCTGTCAGCCTGCGAGTGCCTCTGGAAAACATGTCGCAGAAAAGCTAAAG GATGCTGTAAATGATGAAGAGATGATGG GCAATGACAGCAGGTATTCAGAGACTGAACAAGATTCTGCCGATGGACACTCTCTCCAG GATTTTCAAGATGAGGAGACTACAg tTCATGACTGTGACATCAAGATATTGGAGGACACCACGGACAACAGCAACTTtcttcag gatcTGCACAGTGATGAAGAGAAAACTG ttaatGAGGATGACAGCATGTCTTCTGAAACTGAACACGACTGTGTTGCTAGTAACCAG GAACATTGCAGTGTTGAGACAGCAG gtGATGACTGTATGATATTGGAAGCTAGTCAAAACCCAGCTGATAATGAAActcttcag GGTCCAAGTGGAGTTGGAGGTGTCCTTTCGATGGATGTCGGGAAACAGTACCGAGTTGATGTTGACATTTTGATGCAAGATGAGGAGGACCTGCCCGGCTATGTTTTg GTTGACTGGGTGCAGAAATCTCAACAAAGTCCAAACAATTTTGAAAATTCAATGGGATACCATGgggaaagaaacaaagaaaatgccTCTTTTG TTGTCACACCTGTTAAAGCACCTAATCGATTGAAACCTTTGGAGGAAACATTTGATGTAACTAATGTGTCTGGATTGGAGAGCAGTAACAGTTCCTCGGATTCTTTCCTGGCTGACCTATATCCTGGAATGGTGGCTAAAATGCAGAACGTAATAAAGAGGGAGTTAAGGGCACATGCTGCAACTAATGTGCTAAAACATTATCGTAAAAACTCTTGGTATAGCAATTCAAAGTCTTCCTTTTCCAAGGGTGTAATTCGGAGAAAGAAGTCTAAAAGTAAACACAGCGAGACTGTAATTCTGCTAAAAGCTGATCATGCGTCCTCCTCTGAAGGCATTGATATAGTTCAGTCTCCAAACCAGCTGGATAAGGGGTCGCCCTATAGAACCACGATTGTATCTTCAAATAGCAGTGTTAGTTCTCTTGGGGGACATTTCCGGCCTAGAGATTCCTGTCTAACCAGTTCTTCAGCGGTTTTTGAAACCAGTCCCCATGTAGTCTTTGCAGGTTCTCTTGGACATAAATCCCTGAGTGAAACTAAGATTGCATCCACTCCTCGTACACCGTTAAGAGAATCAATTAAAGCCTGTTCTGTGGGACATGAACCCCTCTGTGAAACCTTGAATGATTCCTCTTACCAAACATTACCTAGAGGGAGTCCATACGTAACCAATCCAAGTTCTTTGTCCAGTAAGCCACCAAGAGGGGACTCCTCTGAGGCTACAGCAAGTCCATTTAGACATGAAATGGCCAGGAGATCTCTTCTGTCAGCCATGTCTAGTTCAGTCGCAGTTACACCAACAAGAGGCAGATCCTATGAAGCTTTTACAGTTGAATCACCAAGAAGGGAGCTGCTTTCTGTCAAAAGTTCTATGACTATTAAACCAATAATGAGGAGACTCTGCGAACACATTCATAGCTCCCTTGTGCCAGGGTTACTCAATGAAACCATGATTATTTCTCCAAAAGAGAAAATGTACAATGCCAGTGAAAGTTTAGTTCAACTTGAATCACCAAGAAGGTGTGTTTCTGCTATGCCAAGTTCTTTGGTGGTTACACCAACAAGAGCAAGATCTTTTGAAACCACgtcaagaagggcacttctttcTGCTAAACCAAGTTCTCCTGCAATTTCACCAAGCATAGAGAGAGTGATGCAGTGTTCTGTTGGTAATGAACTGCTAGGATGTGAACCTTTGTCTGTTGCAGTTAATCCAGCAAGAGAGAGATTGTGTGTGGCTTCACAAACAGCAAACTCTGCTGCTATGGAAAATGTGGTGCTAAGACCAAAAGGCGCTTGTCGTTTACTAAGAAGGAGTCATTCATATTCAGGATTAAGCCAGAAAAACAGCGGAGTGAACGAAGAATTTGAAAGCCTTTATCAAAGGCTGTGTTCCCCAAAAGGCAGCAATAGTTTGCTAAAGGAAGCTGGTAGAAATGAGCGAATATCTTTTTCTCCCAGTTTTAGAGCTGTGAAAAGACCAAGTTCTTGTTATCCATGTGAAGCCTTCACTCGAATGAAAAGAGTCTGTGGTGAATTTGAAGCAGTCAGTTCCATGAAGACTTTGCCTCAAAATGGCAGTTATCACATGCAGCAGAACAACTCTCCAAAGTCATCCCCCATTAGGAGCAATACAGGGAGTATTCTAAGACCTCGTGTGGCAAGTGCTTGGGATGCAATGAAATATAGATCCTCATTAAGAAAAACCCACTCGTATTCTAGCTTACAGCATGCTGAACTCCAAACAAGCCCATTGAAGATTACTCAG atACCTGAGAATTATACTTCTGTAGTTGGCGGTGGACATA AGCAATCCCCTTTGAAAGTGATACATGGTAAAGATGGTATAATCTTTGTAAAGCTGCAGAACCCTGTTTCGCCAATGATTCCCTCTTCTAAACTCTTTTAA
- the LOC121321042 gene encoding T-cell receptor-associated transmembrane adapter 1-like, with amino-acid sequence MSGNTCATPWVIVCLAVIALIISLCIHILTYHTRRKKEKKPITYRDYEPSFLEPEYIDDNPIYGNINPEVVEVEEVPEVCYEQMNIKAPVRVQRERKAAAEHKMCYASLELSAQKKQGKRGKKNSLDFVDTDMERNMPSRTNSMYLNSQQLADGHGDEAIHEDPSLLLSMINTNRY; translated from the exons ATGTCAG gtaacacCTGTGCCACTCCTTGGGTAATTGTTTGTCTCGCGGTTATAGCTTTGATCATATCCTTATGTATTCATATCCTTACCTACCATACAAGACGGAAAAAAG AAAAAAAGCCAATAACATACAGAGATTATGAACCAAG CTTTTTGGAGCCAGAGTATATTGATGATAACCCCATTTATGGGAATATTAATCCTGAAGTTGTAG AAGTTGAAGAAGTTCCCGAAGTTTGTTATGAACAAATGAACATAAAAGCTCCAGTGCGAGTTCAAAGAGAACGAAAG GCAGCAGCTGAACACAAGATGTGCTATGCATCTCTTGAGTTATCAGCACAGAAGAAGCAAGGAAAGCGTGGAAAAAAGAATTCACTGGACTTTGTGGATACAGACATGGAGAGGAACATGCCTTCTAGAACAAACAGCATGTACCTGAACAGCCAGCAGCTGGCAGATGGACATGGGGATGAAGCCATTCACGAGGATCCCTCTTTGCTTTTGAGCATGATTAATACAAATAGGTACTAG